The Clostridiales bacterium genome segment ATTTGGTAAGCCGCACTATCGCGATGACCGAGCAATATTTTGACGGCGCGATACCGTCTCCTGAGATAGAAGACGAAATAGACCAAGACTTTGCCAATGCAGTAAAAAATATTTACAGCAAGGTAACCGATTTGTTGGAAAAGATTCAGATCAATAAAGCCTTGGAAGAAATTATCTTATTGACAGAGCGCGCCAACAAATATATAGACCAAACGCTGCCGTGGGTTTTGGCAAAAGACCCCGACAAAAAGGGCAAGCTAAAGACGGTAATTTATAATCTTTGCGAGTGCATAAGGACGGTTGCCGTGTTATTGAGGCCTTTTTTGATTAAGACCCCGGACAAAATATTTGAGCAGTTGGGAGTTAACGACGAGGATTTGACCGCGCTTGAGAGCGCCGGACAATTCCCCAAAAAATTAGCGGGCTGCAAGGTCAAAAAAGGCGAAATATTGTTCCCAAGGCTTAAACTAGAAAAAGAACTGGAAGAGCTTTCCAAGCTGTGTTAAAGGCGATTTAAAATGCTTATAGATACCCATGCCCATCTTAACGACCCTAGATATAAAGATAACTATAAAGATATAATCCAAGACTTGCCGCGGCATAATGTGGGCCGAATAATTTGCGCAAGCTACGACAAGCAATCGTCCAGCAAGGCCTGCAAGATAGCTTCTGAGTTTGATATAGTATATTTTTCCGTAGGAACGCATCCCCATAACGCCAAAGATTTTGTCAAGGACGACTTAAAGTTTTATCAATCTTTTGCCGATCAAGAGAAATTGGTGGCCATAGGCGAAATAGGGCTTGATTACCATTACAATTTTTCGCCCAAATACGCCCAAAAATCCGCTTTTTTGTATCAACTGGAAATGGCGCATATCTTGGGCTTGCCCGTTATCGTCCATAGCCGCGAAGCATATGACGACACGCTTAAGATTTTGGACGACAACCAAGAATTTACCAAAAACGGCATTTTGGTGCATTGTTATACGGGCGACTTGTATTTTGCCCAAGAGATATTAAAACGCGGGTTTTATCTTTCTTTTGGCGGAGCGATAACATATAAAAACAACCATTTGGCTTACGAGGTAATAACCAATATCCCGCTTGATAAAGTGGTTTTGGAAACGGATTGCCCTTACTTAACGCCCATGCCGCACAGAGGCAAGATTAACGAGCCAAAGCATATAAAATATGTGGCCGAAAAGATAGCCGAATGGAAAAATATCGCCGCAGAGCAAGTAGAACAAATCACCGCCCAAAACGCATATGATTTTTTTAAGAAGATGAAATAAATTTTTTTGAGGCCAAACGGCGAAAAAATACTGCGAAAAAAAATATTTAAAGATGAATAAGAATAATTATATTTACGAATACGGACAAAAGTTATATATAAATTTGACCAACAGGTGCAGCAATAGATGTTCGTTCTGCATAAGAAATAATCTAGACGAAGTTAACGGATATAATCTATGGCTTGAAAAAGAGCCCGAAGCCCAAGAAATTATAGCCTTGCTTGAGCAAAAAGATTTGTCCAAATATCCCGAGGTAGTGATTTGCGGCTACGGCGAGCCTACTTTTCGGATAGAACAGCTTGTGGAAATCGCCCAATATCTAAAATCGCGCGGCGCAAAAGTAAGGCTGGACACCAACGGTCAGGGCAACCTTATTAATAATTACGACATCGTCCCTAAGCTAAAAGGCAATATAGACAAGGTCAGCATAAGCCTTAATCATTACAACGCGCGGGAGTATGACAAAATTTGCCTTAGCGTGTTTGGCGAGCAAGGTTTTTACGCAATGCTAGACTTTGCCAAGGCCTGCAAAAACGCGGGGATAGACACAAGGCTTACCGTCGTGGATGTTTTAAAAGAAGAAGACATAAACAAATGCAAACAGCTGGCCCAAAGTCTTGGCATTAAATTGGATATAAGAAGCTATATAGATAAAAAGCAATAAAAAAAACAAATATAAAAAAACAAATTAGCCCAAACTAACTAAATTAGTTTGGGCTTACTTATGCGCTTTTTTTGTAATTAACATTGATTATAGATATATTAATATGATATAATAAGTCAATTTCAAATAAGAAAACAAAAAAAATGGACGCGAGAATAAAAGCCCTTCAAAAAATCAATATAATATCTTTGGTCGTCAACGCTTTGCTCGCGATAATGAAAATCATTACGGGCGTTTTCGCCTTGAGCGCGGCGGTAATGGCGGACGGCGTCCATAGTTTATCGGATATAGGCACTACCGTTATTTCAATGATAGCGGTAGGTTTTAGCTCGGAAAAAAGCGACAAGCACCATCCATACGGTCATGAAAGGATAGAGTTTGTAATCAGCATTGTCATCGCTTTTGTATTGATTATCACGGCGGTCGGCTTTTTGGCAAATTCAATAAAGGGGCTTATCTTGCCGCCCGAGCCGATAAAGTATCTCAATGTTTCAATAATTATTATGATCATTTCTATTTTTATGAAAGAAGGTCTTTATCAAATAAGCATAAGGGCCAGCAAAAAACACCATTCCCAAGCGATAAAAGCGGCGGCGATAGACAACCGCACGGACGCGTTGAGCTCAATTGCCGTTTTGATAGGCTTGATTTTCGCTTATTTTAACATATATTTTATGGAACAAATAGCGTCCATTATAGTCGCGGGCATTATATTGTTTGAGGCGATCAAAATCATAGTCATCAGCGCGAAACAGCTGATAGACAGCTCGGTAGGCGAAGAAATTGAAAACAAAATAAAAGAGCGGGCTATGAAAATGACCGATATTTTGGCGATAGAAAGCCTAAAAACCCGCAAGTTTGGCAGTCGTTTGTATGTGGACATAGATATAATAGTGGACAAAAATGTTTCATTTGAGCGCGCGCACGAAATAAGCCATAATGTCCACGATTTAATTGAAAAAGAATTTAACGCCAAGCATGTTCAAGTGCATACCAGCCCGTCAAAATAAAATACCTTATATGATATAATAGTTTTGTGCCCATATGTTTAAGTCGTCATATATTAAAATAAGCATATAATTTTTTTGATGTTGTGGTCTTTCCATATGCCCATAAAAGCATATATTTGCATATAACAATTGCTTGTGCTAAACTAAAAAGCAAGGGTGTTTGCAAAGTGGTCAAGTTCAATAACGATTGGGACGATATTTTAAAAGACGAGTTTCAAAAAGATTATTACAAAAAGATACGAGAGTTTTTAAAATACGAATATACGCATTATACGGTATATCCCGATATGTATGATATTTTCAACGCCTTAAAGACCACATCTTTGGGCGATGTAAAAATCGTCATATTGGGACAAGACCCCTACCACGGCGAAGGCCAAGCGCACGGCATGTGTTTTTCGGTCAAGCCCAATGTTCCTATTCCGCCGTCGCTGCAAAATATATTTTTGGAATTAAAAGATGATTTAGGGCTGAAAATCCCCGATAACGGATGCTTGATAGAATGGGCGATGCAAGGGGTGTTATTGTTAAACACTGTTTTGACCGTAAGGGCGGGCAGGCCAAACTCCCACAAAAACATAGGCTGGGAGATTTTTACCGACCAAGTCATTAATATAATTAACCGGCAAAAGCAAAATGTCGTGTTTTTGCTGTGGGGCAATAACGCAAAAAGCAAAAAAGTTTTGATAGATGCTGATAAGCATTACATATTAGAAACCGTCCATCCCAGCCCGTTTTCCGCATACGGCGGTTTTTTTGGCTGCCGCCACTTTTCCAAAACCAATCAATACCTAATTGAGCATGGAATACAGCCGATTAATTGGCAAATATCAGACATAAAAGACAACCATTATCTTTATATGGTTAGATAAAATATAAAAAGACAATTATTAACCGTCGCGAAATAAAAAAACCAAACCTTTATTATTTTGAATTTTAAAAAAACATAAAAT includes the following:
- a CDS encoding TatD family hydrolase gives rise to the protein MLIDTHAHLNDPRYKDNYKDIIQDLPRHNVGRIICASYDKQSSSKACKIASEFDIVYFSVGTHPHNAKDFVKDDLKFYQSFADQEKLVAIGEIGLDYHYNFSPKYAQKSAFLYQLEMAHILGLPVIVHSREAYDDTLKILDDNQEFTKNGILVHCYTGDLYFAQEILKRGFYLSFGGAITYKNNHLAYEVITNIPLDKVVLETDCPYLTPMPHRGKINEPKHIKYVAEKIAEWKNIAAEQVEQITAQNAYDFFKKMK
- a CDS encoding radical SAM protein, with product MNKNNYIYEYGQKLYINLTNRCSNRCSFCIRNNLDEVNGYNLWLEKEPEAQEIIALLEQKDLSKYPEVVICGYGEPTFRIEQLVEIAQYLKSRGAKVRLDTNGQGNLINNYDIVPKLKGNIDKVSISLNHYNAREYDKICLSVFGEQGFYAMLDFAKACKNAGIDTRLTVVDVLKEEDINKCKQLAQSLGIKLDIRSYIDKKQ
- a CDS encoding cation transporter yields the protein MDARIKALQKINIISLVVNALLAIMKIITGVFALSAAVMADGVHSLSDIGTTVISMIAVGFSSEKSDKHHPYGHERIEFVISIVIAFVLIITAVGFLANSIKGLILPPEPIKYLNVSIIIMIISIFMKEGLYQISIRASKKHHSQAIKAAAIDNRTDALSSIAVLIGLIFAYFNIYFMEQIASIIVAGIILFEAIKIIVISAKQLIDSSVGEEIENKIKERAMKMTDILAIESLKTRKFGSRLYVDIDIIVDKNVSFERAHEISHNVHDLIEKEFNAKHVQVHTSPSK
- a CDS encoding uracil-DNA glycosylase, with protein sequence MVKFNNDWDDILKDEFQKDYYKKIREFLKYEYTHYTVYPDMYDIFNALKTTSLGDVKIVILGQDPYHGEGQAHGMCFSVKPNVPIPPSLQNIFLELKDDLGLKIPDNGCLIEWAMQGVLLLNTVLTVRAGRPNSHKNIGWEIFTDQVINIINRQKQNVVFLLWGNNAKSKKVLIDADKHYILETVHPSPFSAYGGFFGCRHFSKTNQYLIEHGIQPINWQISDIKDNHYLYMVR